DNA from Peromyscus leucopus breed LL Stock chromosome 3, UCI_PerLeu_2.1, whole genome shotgun sequence:
CCCCAGGAACCTGGGAACCCGGACCAGTTCCTTTTAGGTTCACCGTGGTCGGACAGAGACTTCCAGGAGCTAACAGCATTTCCAGAGCCTTCTGCTGAGCCAAGAGTCACCCCAAGACCCACGCCCAACTTGGAGGTGTTTCAGGAAGTTGAGCCCGGGGATACCTTGGAAGAACCCGATGGTCAGGAGCAAAGCCACATCTTGGCCACGTCTTCAAAAGAGGCTTTATGGCCTAGTGACATCTTGCCTTCGAAGGAGTCCTTACTGACTTCCCTGGAAGTGGTGCGGGTCCCCAGTCCCCAACCTTCCCCGGGTCTGCCCCAAGTTGTCAGCCTCCAGGCCTCCGAGGAGAAGGGACCATCCCTCGGCTCCCACCTGTCCCTCGAGGATCTTTACCTCTGCGTGCCTCAACCAGATGCGGCAGGAGACCGGCTGAACCTCGAGAGCAAAGGCATGCCCGGCGCCTCCTCGGACGGGTCTGTGCCCCTCCTCAGTGTGCCCACCCCAGAAGAGCCCTGCCGGTCGCCGCAGCCTGCGCAAAGCCGCAAGACGCCCGTGGTGCGCCTGGATCCCGCTCGGCTGCCCCGCCACTGGGTGCGCCCAACGGCCGAGGTCCTGAACCCAGACTCCGAAGCGCGCCCTTTGGAAATATATCGCGGGCGCCCGCGGAGTGAAAAGAGCCAAGCGGGGGCCCGAACCTCAGTCAGCGGGCCCCAAGCCCTCGGCTCACGCGCCCACTCTAAACCCCACGTCTCTACCTCAAGGTTCCCTCGCCAGTGTTACGCTCCATTCAGTGCTTTGGGCCCGGATCCCAACTTGGCCCAGTCCTCACCAAGCTTCGGTTCCAAGATGCCATTCCTCAGCCCCGGGTTCCGGTTCCTCGCCAGAAACCCAATCCCCCCCGAAGTCGCCCGCAGCCCCAGTCCCAAGCTTTGGCCTCGGGCTAAGTGGCCGAGCGGCTGGGAGCGGGAGGCAGAGCAGCTGGGCGAGCTGTGGGCCGGTCGGACCCGCGTGCCTCCGCAGGGCCAGGAACCTGCTGCTGATGACGCCTCGGAGGACTCGGGATGGCCCCTAGCGGCGCCCCAGGTCCTCGAGGCCACGTCCCAGGTTCTGTGGAAGCCCTTGGTTCTTTCAGACACCATGAAGCTGACTCCTGGTGTGAGTATGTGGAACCGGGGCACCCAGGAGCTGCTCAGCCCTGCTGCCACCCTGGAGGAGTGTGAGGGAGACACCTCCCATGCGGTTGAGCAGCAGCAACCCATCCAGACAGGGGTGCCCAGGCCCCAGGTGATTGTGACCCAgctaataaagaaggaaaccccCAAAGCCTGGCTGCTCCCAGACAAGCCTGTGCCCCACTCTGGGTCCTGAGCCTCCACACTGGGAATTGAGCCTTGCCCAAAATAAACATGCGTTGCGGCAGGAACTGACTGGTGAGATGGTGCCATTTCTtccaaggctgtctactctctttCTGGACTCCAGGGGGCACAGTTGTCATTATTAGCGGTAGGAGACAGGTCTTAGGGATCAGGCTGTTCCCTGGCGGCGGAAGCATTCTAGACACATCCCCGCCCCCTCAAACACACCTTAGAGAAGAAGTGAGGACtgtaggggagggggagggggaacgaCACTCTGGCTCCCAGGGAGAACTTTGCCCGTTCAACAGGGAAGGGCACAACTGAGATTATTCATGGAGTGATTCGATACATAAATTCAACCTGCTTTCCTGACTCCTGGAGCTTAGTCAGTTCAGCTTGGATTGAAAAAtccattcttttctgtttgttttttgctcctgtgttctgggaattgaacctagaactTTGCGTGTGCCAAGAAAACATTGTACCATACAGACTTAAAGGTAAAACGACCATACATATCCaataaatcttaaacaattaCAACACACATAAATCTGCTCATGTGAAATGTCCTGTGTACCCTAAGGTTGCACAACACACAACAGCAAAAGATTAGAAACAGAGCCTGGGAGATGCTCAGCCAGTAAATCACCTGCTGTGCACAGCAGAGCAGAGCATCCCTGAATACAGGTCCCAGCGCCTATAACCCCACTCTGGGGAAGTAGATGGGAGggtccctagggcttgctggtcagccagtccagCCAGAATTGaggagttccaggttcagtgagagcccttgtctcaaaaaaacgataaggtagagagtgactgaggagGACACCCaggtcaacctctgacctccaaatgcacatgtgcgcacacaaacatatacacaggaCTAGAAAACAAAGTAACTAGAGGAATCCGGTTAGTAAATTATGCATATCCACAAATGAAGACACAGGttcaagatagggtctcttgCAGCCTAGTCTGGCTATCAGGCcatggatggccttgaactcctgatctctcaacctcccaagtgctgagattacagacactgGCTTGTACAACTAGGAAAGATTCCCTCCCTTCGTTTGAATGTGATGGGTTAGTGTTAGTGGAGAGTACttattggttgctcttccagagaggaactgggttcaattcccagcacccacacggcag
Protein-coding regions in this window:
- the C3H2orf81 gene encoding uncharacterized protein C2orf81 homolog isoform X2; protein product: MSHEGSRQARDRGVTRSKAEKARPPTQPVPQVDIVPGRLNEAEWIAFLSLEEGEDVVGDILADLLARVMESAFKVYLTQQEPGNPDQFLLGSPWSDRDFQELTAFPEPSAEPRVTPRPTPNLEVFQEVEPGDTLEEPDGQEQSHILATSSKEALWPSDILPSKESLLTSLEVVRVPSPQPSPGLPQVVSLQASEEKGPSLGSHLSLEDLYLCVPQPDAAGDRLNLESKGMPGASSDGSVPLLSVPTPEEPCRSPQPAQSRKTPVVRLDPARLPRHWVRPTAEVLNPDSEARPLEIYRGRPRSEKSQAGARTSVSGPQALGSRAHSKPHVSTSRFPRQCYAPFSALGPDPNLAQSSPSFGSKMPFLSPGFRFLARNPIPPEVARSPSPKLWPRAKWPSGWEREAEQLGELWAGRTRVPPQGQEPAADDASEDSGWPLAAPQVLEATSQVLWKPLVLSDTMKLTPGVSMWNRGTQELLSPAATLEECEGDTSHAVEQQQPIQTGVPRPQVIVTQLIKKETPKAWLLPDKPVPHSGS
- the C3H2orf81 gene encoding uncharacterized protein C2orf81 homolog isoform X1, with the translated sequence MSHEGSRQARDRGVTRSKAEKARPPTQPVPQVDIVPGRLNEAEWIAFLSLEEGEDVVGDILADLLARVMESAFKVYLTQQCVPFTISQAREAMLQITEWRFLARDEGESAVAEDPTWGEDQEPLACTTDAWAQGSVPVLHTPAPGGMEEHFQGEEPGNPDQFLLGSPWSDRDFQELTAFPEPSAEPRVTPRPTPNLEVFQEVEPGDTLEEPDGQEQSHILATSSKEALWPSDILPSKESLLTSLEVVRVPSPQPSPGLPQVVSLQASEEKGPSLGSHLSLEDLYLCVPQPDAAGDRLNLESKGMPGASSDGSVPLLSVPTPEEPCRSPQPAQSRKTPVVRLDPARLPRHWVRPTAEVLNPDSEARPLEIYRGRPRSEKSQAGARTSVSGPQALGSRAHSKPHVSTSRFPRQCYAPFSALGPDPNLAQSSPSFGSKMPFLSPGFRFLARNPIPPEVARSPSPKLWPRAKWPSGWEREAEQLGELWAGRTRVPPQGQEPAADDASEDSGWPLAAPQVLEATSQVLWKPLVLSDTMKLTPGVSMWNRGTQELLSPAATLEECEGDTSHAVEQQQPIQTGVPRPQVIVTQLIKKETPKAWLLPDKPVPHSGS